In a genomic window of Myxococcaceae bacterium JPH2:
- a CDS encoding beta-1,3-galactosyltransferase: MSHRNFSRSEFLALTGLLAGTSLLPTSANAAPGKPAAPASTGGAAPARPTSPPPSPDEWERLRHACRAAIPHEIPSDDGSELIRVGEWMKRQGIRGDFYGNSEFIQAFEKRIAEMLGFEDGCYMPTGTMGQLILLRIHADTTGKRSFGVHPSSHHVMHEDDAESELHGLQPVLLGPWSRPLLGNDVREAREPLGSVSVELPVRWLGGQLQTWEQLEDLKHACQERGVKLHMDGARLWESQPFYGRSYADICRGFDSVYVSLYKMVGALSGAMVVGSKELMRSARLWRHRHGGNLFQMTPYVASAAMRLDAALARIPAYVQRARTLTEALAADARITVLPRPVQTNMFHVFLRGDPMDLMRQRDRIAKESGIWVADGFGRTRVPGIAQTEIQIGEGLGKLTDAEAARAFWRLLEPA, translated from the coding sequence TCAGTCGGAGTGAGTTCCTCGCCCTCACGGGCCTGCTCGCGGGCACCTCGCTCCTGCCGACCTCCGCGAACGCGGCCCCTGGCAAGCCCGCCGCTCCCGCGAGCACGGGCGGCGCTGCCCCGGCTCGCCCGACGTCACCGCCGCCCTCGCCGGACGAGTGGGAGCGGCTGCGTCACGCCTGCCGCGCCGCCATCCCGCATGAGATTCCCAGCGACGACGGATCCGAACTCATCCGCGTGGGCGAGTGGATGAAGCGCCAGGGCATCCGCGGGGACTTCTACGGCAACAGCGAGTTCATCCAGGCCTTCGAGAAGCGCATCGCGGAGATGCTCGGCTTCGAGGACGGCTGCTACATGCCCACCGGCACCATGGGCCAACTCATCCTCCTGCGCATCCACGCGGACACCACGGGCAAGCGCAGCTTCGGCGTCCACCCGTCCTCGCACCACGTGATGCATGAGGACGATGCAGAGTCCGAGCTGCATGGATTGCAACCCGTGCTGCTCGGGCCGTGGAGCCGCCCGCTGCTGGGCAACGACGTGCGCGAGGCCCGCGAGCCGCTCGGCTCGGTGAGCGTGGAGCTGCCCGTGCGCTGGCTGGGCGGACAGCTCCAGACGTGGGAGCAGTTGGAGGACCTGAAGCACGCGTGCCAGGAGCGCGGCGTGAAGCTGCACATGGATGGCGCGCGGCTGTGGGAGAGCCAGCCCTTCTATGGCCGCTCCTACGCGGACATCTGCCGAGGCTTCGACTCCGTCTACGTCTCCCTCTACAAGATGGTGGGCGCGCTCAGCGGCGCCATGGTGGTGGGCAGCAAGGAGCTGATGCGCTCCGCGCGCCTCTGGCGTCACCGGCACGGTGGCAACCTGTTCCAGATGACGCCCTACGTGGCCTCGGCGGCCATGCGCCTGGACGCCGCGCTCGCGCGCATCCCCGCCTACGTCCAGCGCGCGCGCACGCTCACCGAGGCCCTGGCCGCGGACGCGCGCATCACCGTGCTGCCCCGCCCCGTGCAGACGAACATGTTCCACGTCTTCCTGCGCGGCGACCCCATGGACTTGATGCGCCAGCGCGACCGCATCGCGAAGGAGAGCGGCATCTGGGTGGCGGATGGCTTCGGCCGCACCCGCGTGCCCGGCATCGCGCAGACAGAGATTCAGATCGGCGAGGGCCTGGGCAAGCTCACCGACGCGGAGGCCGCGCGCGCGTTCTGGCGGCTGCTCGAGCCGGCTTAG
- a CDS encoding AlkZ family DNA glycosylase translates to MSVSPTLTRRQINRATLARQMLLSREKVSTLDAVERLAGLQAQLARPPFLGLWSRVRDFQREDLSKLLLSRKVVRGTLMRGTLHLASARDYRAQRAVFQELFTQSAKSILRERAENLDVPALVAEARAFFDEQPRPFEALRDFLVARHPKFDERAMGFTVRMSLPVLQVPTEDDAWAFPGTTDFAVAETWLGAPLSTDVSPRELVLRYLAAFGPASVTDAQEWSGLSRLKDTFESLRPQLVTFRDERGRELFDLPKAPRPSEDVEAPVRFLPDFDNLILGHDDRTRVVADAHRKLISKANLRILPTFLVDGFAAGTWSCELKRSVAALELEPFGALTKPVRTALTEEGEALLRFMEPEARDFEVRVAGEAAKPARAAARTRARPPRR, encoded by the coding sequence ATGTCCGTCTCCCCCACGCTGACTCGGCGCCAAATCAACCGGGCCACGCTCGCGCGACAGATGCTGCTGTCTCGCGAGAAGGTCTCCACGCTCGATGCGGTCGAGCGCCTCGCGGGACTCCAGGCGCAATTGGCCCGTCCGCCCTTCCTGGGCTTGTGGTCTCGCGTGCGCGACTTCCAGCGCGAGGACCTCTCGAAGCTGCTGCTGTCGCGCAAGGTGGTCCGGGGCACGCTGATGCGCGGCACGCTGCACCTGGCGAGCGCGAGGGACTACCGCGCGCAGCGGGCCGTGTTCCAGGAGCTGTTCACGCAGTCGGCGAAGTCCATCCTGCGCGAGCGCGCGGAGAACCTGGACGTGCCGGCGCTGGTGGCGGAGGCGCGGGCCTTCTTCGACGAGCAGCCGCGCCCCTTCGAGGCCCTGCGGGACTTCCTCGTCGCGCGCCATCCGAAGTTCGACGAGCGGGCCATGGGCTTCACCGTGCGGATGTCGCTGCCCGTGCTCCAGGTGCCCACCGAGGACGACGCGTGGGCATTCCCGGGCACCACGGACTTCGCGGTGGCGGAGACGTGGCTGGGCGCTCCGCTGAGCACTGACGTGTCGCCCCGGGAACTCGTGCTGCGCTACCTCGCGGCGTTCGGCCCGGCTTCGGTCACCGATGCGCAGGAGTGGTCCGGCCTCTCTCGACTGAAAGACACCTTCGAGTCACTGCGTCCCCAACTGGTGACGTTCCGCGATGAGCGGGGCCGTGAACTCTTCGATCTGCCGAAGGCGCCGCGGCCGTCCGAGGACGTGGAGGCGCCCGTGCGCTTCCTCCCCGACTTCGACAACTTGATCCTGGGCCACGATGACCGCACGCGCGTGGTGGCGGATGCGCATCGCAAGCTCATCTCCAAGGCGAACCTGCGCATCCTGCCCACGTTCCTGGTGGACGGCTTCGCGGCGGGCACCTGGTCCTGCGAACTCAAGCGCTCGGTGGCGGCGCTGGAGCTGGAGCCCTTCGGTGCGTTGACGAAGCCGGTGCGAACGGCGCTCACGGAGGAGGGCGAGGCCCTCCTGCGCTTCATGGAGCCGGAGGCTCGGGACTTCGAGGTCCGCGTCGCGGGCGAGGCGGCTAAGCCGGCTCGAGCAGCCGCCAGAACGCGCGCGCGGCCTCCGCGTCGGTGA
- a CDS encoding polysaccharide deacetylase family protein yields MRPSIPFLVASLLVLGPVAQAAGPKEVASADRSLWPEPIRSPKDFDRASRAENLAFANALGELEGSDVATLSTLLGVKQVHEDSVRRWLGEVKGRVAENLKAARVACAAPSELGCEGAAPTAANVVAQGQSFAAGVPASHQAWLEMATRFYGLYAKEQLRLAALFPGPTSEILTLAPGEVTGSDWPDRQFLLTFDDGPTPAGGGTDRLMAMLKARKANGIFFVLGDSLKTRQTKTSAESLQALYQGQCVGSHGQTHTSHQKLATWKDSLEGSRGLIASLGIQGNAKVLFRPPYGQRSAELTTFLKGEGASVVLWNIDSQDWNAKIGPAPMTDRLVSLMLLWRRGIVLFHDVHDKVHVALPQLLDFASTAGLQWRDCKSM; encoded by the coding sequence ATGCGCCCATCCATTCCATTCCTTGTCGCGTCGCTCCTCGTACTCGGGCCGGTGGCCCAGGCCGCGGGTCCCAAGGAGGTGGCCTCGGCGGATCGCTCGCTGTGGCCCGAGCCCATCCGCTCCCCGAAGGATTTCGATCGGGCGTCCCGCGCGGAGAACCTCGCCTTCGCCAACGCGCTGGGCGAGCTGGAAGGGAGCGACGTGGCCACCCTGAGCACGCTGCTCGGGGTGAAGCAGGTGCACGAGGACTCCGTGCGCCGCTGGCTGGGCGAGGTGAAGGGGCGCGTGGCGGAGAACCTGAAGGCGGCGCGCGTGGCGTGTGCCGCCCCGAGCGAGCTGGGCTGCGAGGGCGCGGCCCCCACCGCCGCGAACGTCGTCGCGCAGGGACAGTCGTTCGCGGCGGGCGTGCCGGCCAGCCATCAGGCGTGGCTGGAGATGGCCACGCGCTTCTATGGCCTCTATGCGAAGGAGCAGCTGCGGCTTGCGGCGCTGTTCCCCGGGCCCACCAGTGAGATCCTCACGCTGGCGCCGGGCGAGGTGACGGGCTCGGACTGGCCGGACCGGCAGTTCCTGCTCACGTTCGATGACGGGCCCACGCCCGCGGGCGGCGGGACGGACCGCCTCATGGCGATGCTGAAGGCCCGCAAGGCGAACGGCATCTTCTTCGTGCTCGGGGACTCGCTGAAGACGCGGCAGACGAAGACGAGCGCGGAGAGCCTCCAGGCGCTGTACCAGGGGCAGTGCGTGGGATCGCACGGGCAGACGCACACGTCGCACCAGAAGCTCGCCACCTGGAAGGACTCGCTGGAGGGCTCGCGCGGCCTCATCGCGTCGCTCGGCATCCAGGGCAACGCGAAGGTGCTGTTCCGGCCGCCGTATGGCCAGCGCTCGGCGGAGCTGACGACGTTCCTGAAGGGCGAGGGCGCGTCGGTGGTGCTGTGGAACATCGACTCGCAGGACTGGAACGCGAAGATTGGCCCGGCGCCCATGACGGACCGGCTCGTCAGCCTGATGCTGCTGTGGCGGCGAGGCATCGTGTTGTTCCACGACGTGCACGACAAGGTGCACGTGGCGCTGCCGCAGTTGCTAGATTTCGCCTCCACGGCGGGGCTCCAGTGGCGTGACTGCAAGTCGATGTGA
- a CDS encoding tetratricopeptide repeat protein has protein sequence MKRVLALAVSLGLGLPMSALGAESVRVQILSATVKDQTIAGAEVILQKNGEASVQGSTAADGTVRFEKPFGGLDDSGVSLIVKKDGYSNLVARCPCNGLTYAVSPVMTQNLDGMRIVLNWGAKPADLDSHLVHPSTHVFFSKKKGDLANLDVDDTTSYGPETITLEKKKPGVKYLYAVHNYTEGDAQGSTTLSNASQAKVFVYVGSSLVRTFTPPQGKAGNVWVVFGIGDNGEFYDINKFTDVSDRSKVGDFMQGLISGEGFKSVPEVSSDQVKLADKLNRQGEQAYHAKKLDEAVALYLEAIANNPEHGQAYSNLGLAYQKLDRSAEALWANRKAIALASGPNANTIQASSFYNIARVYESQSQWSDALENYQAALGKKEHPAYRSGIEKMKQKLGQP, from the coding sequence ATGAAGCGGGTTCTGGCGCTGGCGGTCTCCCTGGGTTTGGGACTGCCGATGAGCGCGTTGGGGGCAGAGTCGGTTCGGGTGCAGATCCTCAGCGCGACGGTGAAGGATCAGACCATCGCCGGCGCGGAGGTCATCCTTCAGAAGAACGGTGAGGCCTCCGTCCAGGGCAGCACGGCGGCGGATGGCACGGTGCGCTTCGAGAAGCCCTTTGGCGGCCTGGACGACAGCGGCGTCAGCCTCATCGTGAAGAAGGATGGCTATTCCAACCTCGTGGCGCGCTGCCCGTGCAACGGCCTGACGTATGCCGTCAGCCCCGTGATGACCCAGAACCTGGACGGCATGCGCATCGTGCTGAACTGGGGCGCCAAGCCGGCGGACCTCGACTCGCACCTGGTGCACCCGTCCACCCACGTCTTCTTCTCCAAGAAGAAGGGGGACCTGGCCAACCTCGACGTGGACGACACCACGAGCTACGGGCCGGAGACCATCACCCTGGAGAAGAAGAAGCCGGGCGTGAAGTACCTCTACGCCGTGCACAACTACACCGAGGGCGACGCGCAGGGCTCCACCACGCTGTCCAACGCGAGCCAGGCCAAGGTGTTTGTCTATGTGGGCTCCTCGCTCGTCCGCACCTTCACGCCGCCCCAGGGCAAGGCAGGCAATGTCTGGGTGGTGTTTGGCATTGGCGACAACGGCGAGTTCTATGACATCAACAAGTTCACCGACGTGAGCGACCGCTCGAAGGTCGGCGACTTCATGCAGGGCCTCATCTCCGGCGAGGGCTTCAAGTCCGTTCCCGAGGTGTCGTCGGATCAGGTCAAGCTCGCGGACAAGCTCAACCGCCAGGGCGAGCAGGCCTACCACGCGAAGAAGCTGGACGAGGCCGTGGCGCTCTACCTGGAGGCCATCGCCAACAACCCCGAGCACGGGCAGGCGTACAGCAACCTGGGCCTCGCGTACCAGAAGCTCGACCGGAGCGCCGAGGCGCTGTGGGCCAACCGCAAGGCCATCGCGCTGGCCTCGGGCCCGAACGCCAACACCATCCAGGCCAGCTCCTTCTACAACATCGCCCGCGTCTACGAGAGCCAGAGCCAGTGGAGTGACGCGCTGGAGAACTACCAGGCCGCGCTGGGCAAGAAGGAGCACCCCGCCTACCGCAGTGGCATCGAGAAGATGAAGCAGAAGCTCGGTCAGCCGTAA
- a CDS encoding NAD-dependent epimerase/dehydratase family protein, which yields MRVLVTGAAGFIGFHVCERLLGRGDTVVGVDHLPASTDVNAGRARLARLLGTRGFLYQPVDITDGPALCELFAHERPQAVVHLAARVGVRDASSEPRRYTDTNVTGFLQVLEACREARVGHLVYASSSSVYGAGTPPFREDAAADRPLNLYGATKRANELMAHAASYQHGLPTTGLRFFTVYGPWGRPDMAPLLFLRAMEEGRPLALHGDGWMRRDFTFVDDVAEAVLRVLDRPPASAPPHRVLNVGFGRAVALRDFVALLERNLGVTARLESRPAQVGEMEATWADTAALERETGFRPQVPVEEGVARLVAWHRASRAG from the coding sequence ATGCGGGTTCTGGTAACAGGCGCGGCGGGCTTCATCGGGTTTCATGTCTGTGAGCGATTGCTCGGGCGCGGCGACACCGTGGTGGGTGTGGATCACCTGCCGGCCTCCACCGATGTGAACGCGGGGCGGGCGCGGCTGGCGCGGCTCCTGGGCACGCGGGGCTTCCTCTACCAGCCGGTGGACATCACGGACGGGCCCGCGCTGTGTGAGCTGTTCGCGCACGAGCGACCCCAGGCCGTGGTGCACCTGGCCGCGCGCGTGGGCGTACGCGACGCGAGCAGCGAGCCCCGGCGCTACACGGACACCAACGTCACGGGCTTCCTCCAGGTGCTGGAGGCTTGCCGCGAGGCGCGGGTCGGGCACCTCGTCTACGCCTCCTCCAGCTCTGTCTATGGCGCGGGGACGCCGCCGTTTCGCGAGGACGCCGCGGCGGATCGCCCGCTCAATCTCTACGGCGCCACCAAGCGCGCCAATGAGCTGATGGCGCACGCGGCCAGCTATCAGCACGGGCTGCCCACCACGGGCCTGCGCTTCTTCACCGTGTACGGACCCTGGGGCCGGCCGGACATGGCGCCCTTGCTGTTCCTGCGCGCGATGGAGGAGGGGCGACCGCTCGCGCTGCACGGCGACGGGTGGATGCGGCGCGACTTCACCTTCGTGGACGACGTGGCCGAGGCGGTGCTGCGCGTGCTCGACAGGCCCCCGGCCTCGGCTCCGCCGCACCGCGTCCTCAACGTGGGCTTTGGCCGCGCGGTGGCGCTGCGAGACTTCGTGGCGCTGCTCGAGCGGAACCTCGGTGTGACGGCCCGGCTGGAGTCGCGGCCCGCCCAGGTGGGCGAGATGGAGGCCACCTGGGCGGACACCGCCGCGCTGGAGCGCGAGACGGGCTTTCGTCCCCAGGTCCCGGTGGAGGAGGGCGTGGCGCGATTGGTGGCGTGGCACCGGGCGTCGCGCGCGGGCTGA